In Gemmata obscuriglobus, a single genomic region encodes these proteins:
- the frr gene encoding ribosome recycling factor, translating into MSGPQILKDTEDRMEKALDVFRNDLKGMRTGRASPQMLDSLRVDNYGTMSPIRDVASVTCPDAATIVIKPYAAESLKEIEKAIRSSDLGLAPNNDGKVIRLTMPAMSGDQRKKIVAAVKKSAESAKVSCRNIRRDGNKHFEDAEKAKTMTEDDRDKGKAKVQDLLKVYEGKIDDLANKKEKEVLEQ; encoded by the coding sequence ATGAGCGGACCGCAAATTCTGAAGGACACGGAAGACCGGATGGAGAAGGCGCTGGACGTGTTCCGCAACGACCTGAAGGGGATGCGAACCGGCCGCGCGTCCCCGCAGATGCTCGACTCGCTCCGGGTGGACAACTACGGCACCATGTCCCCGATCCGCGACGTGGCGTCGGTCACCTGCCCGGACGCCGCCACCATCGTCATCAAGCCCTACGCGGCCGAGAGCCTGAAGGAAATTGAGAAGGCGATCCGGTCCAGCGACCTCGGGCTGGCGCCCAACAACGACGGCAAGGTGATCCGGCTCACGATGCCGGCGATGAGCGGCGACCAGCGCAAGAAGATCGTCGCCGCGGTGAAGAAGTCGGCCGAGTCCGCGAAGGTGTCGTGCCGCAACATCCGCCGCGACGGCAACAAGCACTTCGAGGACGCCGAAAAAGCCAAAACGATGACCGAGGACGACCGCGACAAGGGCAAGGCCAAGGTCCAGGACCTGCTGAAGGTTTACGAGGGCAAGATCGACGACCTCGCAAACAAAAAGGAAAAGGAAGTGCTGGAACAATAA
- the pyrH gene encoding UMP kinase, translating to MPDSDPTALKYKRVLLKLSGEALGFGGGKLGINLDETKLIAAQLARVAARGIQLAVVIGGGNLLRGAQFSAGDEQIRPATADYMGMLATVMNGLALQDTLEAMGVETRLQSAVRMETVAEPYIRRRALRHLEKNRIVILAGGTGNPFVTTDTAAALRGTELQADVLLKATKVDGVYNADPVKNQYAEKFERLTFDQVIQKQLGVMDIGAFEMCRLAKLPILVFNYRQDGAIEKAVSGQPIGTVVTG from the coding sequence ATGCCCGATTCCGACCCGACGGCTCTGAAGTACAAGCGCGTCCTGCTCAAGCTCAGCGGCGAGGCCCTCGGCTTCGGCGGCGGCAAGCTCGGCATCAACCTCGACGAAACCAAGCTCATCGCGGCCCAGCTCGCCCGCGTCGCCGCCCGCGGCATCCAACTGGCGGTGGTGATCGGGGGCGGGAACCTGCTCCGCGGCGCCCAGTTCTCCGCAGGGGACGAGCAGATCCGGCCCGCGACCGCCGACTACATGGGGATGCTCGCGACCGTGATGAACGGCCTCGCGCTGCAGGACACGCTCGAAGCGATGGGCGTGGAGACCCGGCTCCAGTCGGCCGTGCGCATGGAAACGGTCGCCGAGCCGTACATCCGCCGCCGCGCCCTGCGGCACCTGGAGAAGAACCGGATCGTGATCCTCGCCGGCGGGACCGGCAACCCGTTCGTCACCACCGACACCGCCGCCGCCCTCCGCGGCACCGAGCTCCAGGCCGACGTGCTGCTGAAGGCCACCAAGGTGGACGGCGTGTACAACGCCGACCCGGTGAAGAACCAGTACGCCGAGAAGTTCGAGCGGCTCACGTTCGATCAGGTGATCCAGAAGCAGCTCGGGGTGATGGACATCGGCGCCTTCGAGATGTGCCGCCTCGCGAAGCTGCCCATCCTCGTGTTCAACTACCGGCAGGACGGGGCCATCGAGAAGGCCGTCAGCGGCCAACCGATCGGCACCGTCGTGACCGGGTGA
- a CDS encoding FAD-dependent oxidoreductase, which yields MNRRGFLSLSAFTPFAHLLPAHARAGAAQPPVRELKADLVVVGAGVGGVACALAAARNGLKVLLTEETGWIGGQLTSQAVPPDEHPWIEDRGSTKTYRQFRTKVRDFYRRNYPLSEDAAKNPRLNPGNGSVSKLCHEPRVALAVLLEMLAPHITAGRVKLIQPFVPVRVETDGDTVTAVLGVAQNFGTRIALTAPYFVDATETGELLPLAKVEHVTGAESSADTREPHAPDRAAPGNHQAATVCFALDYEPDQDHTIDRPDGYKWWRDYAPKMQPAWPGNLLSWEMSDPVTLKPRAVGFDPTGPVAKGLNLWTYRRIVARDNFEDGASLRDVCLVNWPQNDYWLGNLYDTADPAGHRAAARELSRCLLYWMQTEAPHPGGKKEGWKGLRLRGDVCGTDDGDGLAMAPYVRESRRIKALFTVTERHVGVEARAKLLGKKPGEFAAEPFKDSVGTGSYRIDLHPSTGGDNYIDVSSLPFQIPLGALIPERVENLLPACKNIGTTHITNGCYRLHPVEWSIGEAVGELVAFCTAKKRVPRQVRKSAELLTDFQAQLTKAGSDLEWPDNIAKTPR from the coding sequence ATGAACCGCCGCGGATTCCTCTCGCTCTCGGCCTTCACCCCGTTCGCCCACCTGCTCCCCGCGCACGCCCGAGCGGGCGCCGCGCAACCGCCCGTGCGAGAGCTGAAGGCCGATTTGGTGGTCGTCGGGGCCGGCGTGGGCGGGGTCGCGTGCGCGCTCGCCGCCGCCCGCAACGGGCTGAAGGTACTGCTCACCGAGGAGACCGGCTGGATCGGCGGGCAGCTCACCTCGCAGGCGGTCCCGCCGGACGAGCACCCGTGGATCGAGGACCGCGGCAGCACCAAAACCTATCGCCAGTTCCGCACCAAGGTCCGCGACTTCTACCGGCGCAACTACCCGCTCTCGGAAGACGCCGCGAAGAACCCCAGACTCAACCCCGGCAACGGGAGCGTCTCGAAGCTGTGCCACGAGCCGCGGGTGGCGCTGGCGGTGCTCCTGGAGATGCTGGCCCCACACATCACCGCCGGCCGGGTCAAGCTGATCCAGCCGTTCGTGCCGGTGCGGGTCGAGACGGACGGCGACACCGTCACCGCGGTCCTCGGCGTGGCCCAAAACTTCGGCACGCGGATCGCGCTCACCGCGCCGTACTTCGTGGACGCGACCGAGACCGGCGAGTTGCTGCCGCTCGCGAAGGTCGAACACGTCACCGGGGCCGAATCGAGCGCCGACACCCGGGAGCCGCACGCCCCGGACCGCGCCGCCCCCGGCAACCACCAAGCCGCGACCGTGTGCTTCGCGCTGGACTACGAGCCCGACCAGGACCACACCATCGACCGGCCCGACGGCTACAAGTGGTGGCGCGACTACGCGCCGAAAATGCAACCCGCGTGGCCCGGCAACCTGCTCTCATGGGAGATGTCGGACCCGGTCACCCTGAAGCCCCGCGCCGTCGGCTTCGACCCGACCGGCCCGGTCGCGAAGGGGCTGAACCTGTGGACCTACCGGCGGATCGTCGCGCGGGATAACTTCGAGGACGGCGCCAGCCTCCGCGACGTGTGCCTGGTGAACTGGCCCCAGAACGATTACTGGCTCGGCAACCTGTACGACACCGCGGACCCGGCGGGGCACCGCGCCGCCGCCCGCGAGCTGAGCCGGTGCCTGCTGTACTGGATGCAGACCGAGGCCCCGCACCCCGGTGGCAAGAAGGAGGGCTGGAAGGGCCTCCGGCTCCGCGGCGACGTGTGCGGCACCGACGACGGCGACGGGCTGGCGATGGCGCCGTACGTCCGCGAGAGCCGGCGCATCAAGGCGCTGTTCACCGTCACCGAGCGGCACGTCGGCGTCGAGGCGCGGGCGAAGCTCCTCGGGAAGAAGCCCGGCGAGTTCGCCGCGGAGCCGTTCAAGGACAGCGTCGGGACCGGCAGCTACCGCATCGACCTGCACCCGTCCACCGGCGGCGACAACTACATCGACGTCAGCTCCCTGCCCTTCCAGATCCCCCTCGGCGCGCTGATCCCGGAGCGGGTCGAGAACCTGCTGCCGGCGTGCAAGAACATCGGCACCACGCACATCACGAACGGCTGCTACCGGCTGCACCCGGTGGAGTGGAGCATCGGCGAGGCGGTGGGCGAGTTGGTGGCGTTCTGCACCGCCAAAAAGCGGGTGCCGCGCCAGGTCCGCAAGAGTGCGGAGCTGCTCACCGACTTCCAGGCGCAACTGACCAAAGCCGGCAGCGACCTGGAGTGGCCCGACAACATCGCCAAGACGCCCCGCTGA
- a CDS encoding helix-turn-helix domain-containing protein, giving the protein MKKVFTTGQVAKICKVAPRTVSKWFDSGRLKGYRIPGSQDRRIPREQLIRFLKEHGMPLGELEEEEWHKVLLIGTERLFNDRIKELLPENDDYKFELADSGFQAGILASSFHPDTIIIDLGLGRAESIQIVSNLRKDEAFATTLIVGLASEDEAAPEQLHQYGFNDVFKKPFDVALLGEKIKSIADAKRED; this is encoded by the coding sequence ATGAAAAAGGTGTTCACCACCGGACAGGTCGCGAAGATCTGTAAGGTCGCCCCGCGCACCGTGTCCAAGTGGTTCGATTCGGGCCGCTTGAAGGGGTACCGCATCCCCGGCAGCCAGGACCGGCGCATCCCCCGCGAGCAGCTCATCCGGTTCCTCAAGGAACACGGCATGCCGCTGGGTGAACTCGAAGAAGAGGAATGGCACAAGGTGCTCCTCATCGGCACCGAGCGGCTGTTCAACGACCGGATCAAGGAGCTGCTGCCCGAGAACGACGACTACAAGTTCGAGCTGGCGGACAGCGGGTTCCAGGCGGGCATCCTGGCGAGCAGCTTCCACCCCGACACCATCATCATCGACCTGGGTCTCGGCCGCGCCGAATCGATCCAGATCGTCTCCAACCTGCGCAAGGACGAGGCGTTCGCCACGACGCTGATCGTCGGGCTGGCGAGCGAGGACGAGGCCGCGCCCGAGCAGCTCCACCAGTACGGCTTCAACGACGTGTTCAAGAAGCCGTTCGACGTGGCCCTGCTCGGCGAAAAGATCAAGAGCATCGCCGACGCCAAGCGCGAGGACTGA
- a CDS encoding GNAT family N-acetyltransferase, producing the protein MIRPITPADAHALADLSAGTGFFHPGEIETLHGVLADYFATNRDDYGHRAVLYEEAGRPIGYVYFAPEEMTDRTWYVWWIAVAADRQARGIGKELLAFAEHEVRAAGGRLLVIETSSTAKYEPTRRFYLKCDYAHVATVPDLYADGDGMAVFTKRV; encoded by the coding sequence ATGATCCGACCCATCACACCGGCCGACGCGCACGCGCTCGCGGACCTGTCCGCGGGGACGGGGTTCTTCCACCCCGGCGAGATCGAGACGCTCCACGGCGTTCTCGCGGACTACTTCGCCACCAACCGCGACGACTACGGGCACCGGGCCGTCTTGTACGAAGAGGCGGGCCGACCGATCGGCTACGTGTACTTCGCGCCGGAGGAGATGACCGACCGCACCTGGTACGTGTGGTGGATCGCGGTCGCGGCCGACCGTCAGGCCCGGGGCATCGGCAAAGAGCTGCTCGCGTTCGCGGAGCACGAAGTCCGCGCCGCGGGCGGACGGTTGCTCGTGATCGAAACGTCCTCGACCGCGAAGTACGAGCCGACGCGCCGGTTCTATCTCAAGTGCGATTACGCGCACGTCGCGACAGTGCCGGACCTCTACGCCGACGGTGACGGAATGGCAGTTTTTACAAAGCGGGTGTGA
- the trmB gene encoding tRNA (guanosine(46)-N7)-methyltransferase TrmB translates to MGLKAAAAALPAAPVALNRIDWEQFYGNANPVEIEVGTGKGLFLLNASIARPGTNFLGIEIVRKYQLYAASRYAVRKIPNVKTACADAKLVLRDFVAVGSVQAVHVYFPDPWWKARHKKRRVFTPEFAADAARAIREGGRLYIATDVEEYFGVMTAIVGAMPCFELRPAEEQLAAPRTDAGFATNFERKALEKGGGVWRAVYERTSAPVTVAADPTEAENEGTSSD, encoded by the coding sequence GTGGGCCTCAAGGCCGCAGCGGCGGCCCTTCCCGCGGCGCCGGTCGCCCTCAATCGCATCGACTGGGAGCAGTTTTATGGCAACGCGAACCCGGTCGAAATCGAGGTCGGGACGGGCAAAGGGCTGTTCCTCCTGAACGCCTCGATCGCTCGCCCGGGCACGAACTTCCTGGGCATCGAGATCGTCCGGAAGTACCAGCTCTACGCGGCCAGCCGCTACGCGGTCCGCAAGATCCCGAACGTCAAGACCGCGTGCGCCGACGCGAAACTCGTCCTCCGCGATTTCGTCGCGGTCGGAAGCGTTCAAGCCGTCCACGTCTACTTTCCGGACCCGTGGTGGAAGGCGCGACACAAGAAGCGCCGGGTGTTCACCCCGGAGTTCGCGGCCGACGCTGCCCGTGCCATCCGCGAAGGCGGCCGGCTCTACATCGCAACCGATGTGGAAGAGTACTTCGGCGTGATGACCGCAATCGTCGGAGCGATGCCCTGCTTCGAACTCCGTCCCGCAGAGGAACAGCTCGCCGCGCCGCGAACGGATGCCGGCTTCGCCACCAATTTTGAGAGAAAAGCCCTGGAGAAAGGCGGAGGGGTCTGGCGTGCGGTCTATGAACGCACCAGCGCACCGGTGACGGTGGCCGCCGATCCAACTGAAGCGGAAAACGAAGGCACGAGCAGCGATTAG
- a CDS encoding 3-hydroxyacyl-ACP dehydratase FabZ family protein: protein MSAAGPVLDPTAFDFSRPIAGIEEIRAVNPHRYEFEMLTGIVHVDPSAHVIVGFKDATPDDFWTRGHMPGFPLMPGVLMCEAAAQLCGYYYSTQKIGEAGSLLGLGGVDEAKFVRTVRPGERLVLVGTGLRVHRRLTRFLVKGYVGAERAFEAVITGVPLGKMEELRGA, encoded by the coding sequence ATGTCCGCCGCAGGACCGGTGCTCGATCCGACCGCGTTCGACTTCTCTCGGCCCATTGCCGGGATCGAGGAGATCCGGGCCGTTAACCCGCACCGGTACGAGTTCGAGATGCTCACCGGGATCGTGCACGTCGACCCGTCGGCGCACGTCATCGTGGGCTTCAAGGACGCCACACCGGACGATTTCTGGACCCGCGGCCACATGCCCGGGTTCCCGCTGATGCCGGGCGTGCTGATGTGCGAGGCGGCCGCGCAGCTCTGCGGGTACTATTATTCCACGCAGAAAATCGGCGAGGCCGGCTCGCTGCTCGGCCTCGGCGGCGTGGACGAAGCCAAGTTCGTCCGCACGGTGCGCCCGGGCGAGCGGCTCGTGCTCGTCGGGACGGGGCTCCGCGTCCACCGGCGGCTCACGCGCTTCTTGGTGAAGGGATACGTCGGCGCCGAGCGCGCCTTTGAGGCAGTTATCACCGGTGTACCGCTGGGCAAGATGGAGGAGCTTCGGGGTGCGTAA
- a CDS encoding HAD family hydrolase has product MPLTLEQYVEKIHDRPDLPWPPAPKVDAPKAKPSLTAMPVKCVFWTVYGTLVSVPTGDIQFEHEKDFITAAALEKVIKEFKMWNSMSRKPGAPSEYMRELFNKAFSTLRLTGGGGEKFPEVQTERIWDDIVKKLQQKEYTFDAMQYGTLAEYVKKIAYFYHASIQGAGAYPGAADALTQLAARGVAQGLLADGQCFTAAQLERCVRQQNPDFELRAVIPAAMQIVSSDRKARKPSDTLFKAAAELAAGRGFVPAQVLHVGSNLERDIGPAKRHGFRTALFAGDKASLTATGEQLKDPALRPDALVTELPQVLELVE; this is encoded by the coding sequence ATGCCGCTCACACTCGAGCAGTACGTCGAGAAGATCCACGACCGTCCGGACCTGCCGTGGCCCCCGGCGCCCAAGGTCGACGCGCCCAAGGCCAAGCCGTCTCTCACAGCGATGCCCGTCAAGTGCGTGTTCTGGACCGTGTACGGGACGCTCGTTTCCGTCCCCACGGGCGACATCCAGTTCGAGCACGAAAAGGACTTCATCACCGCAGCGGCGCTCGAGAAGGTGATCAAAGAGTTCAAAATGTGGAACTCGATGAGCCGCAAGCCCGGGGCGCCCTCGGAGTACATGCGGGAGCTGTTCAACAAGGCGTTCAGCACCCTCCGGCTCACCGGCGGGGGGGGCGAGAAGTTCCCCGAGGTTCAAACCGAACGGATCTGGGACGACATCGTCAAAAAGTTGCAGCAGAAAGAGTACACGTTCGACGCGATGCAATACGGAACGCTCGCGGAATACGTCAAGAAGATCGCGTACTTCTACCACGCCAGCATTCAAGGGGCCGGCGCGTACCCGGGCGCGGCCGACGCGCTCACGCAACTCGCCGCCCGCGGGGTCGCCCAGGGGTTACTCGCGGACGGGCAGTGCTTCACCGCCGCGCAACTCGAGCGCTGCGTGCGGCAGCAGAACCCCGACTTCGAGTTGCGCGCCGTCATCCCGGCCGCGATGCAGATCGTTTCAAGCGACCGGAAAGCCCGCAAGCCGTCGGACACGCTGTTCAAGGCGGCGGCCGAGCTGGCGGCGGGCCGCGGGTTCGTTCCCGCCCAGGTTCTGCACGTCGGATCGAACCTGGAGCGTGACATCGGCCCGGCGAAGCGGCACGGCTTCCGCACGGCCCTGTTCGCCGGCGACAAGGCCAGCCTCACCGCGACCGGGGAACAGCTCAAAGACCCGGCCCTCCGCCCCGACGCGCTCGTGACCGAACTGCCGCAGGTGCTCGAACTCGTTGAATGA
- the tsaE gene encoding tRNA (adenosine(37)-N6)-threonylcarbamoyltransferase complex ATPase subunit type 1 TsaE encodes MPHTHNIADLAATEAFGRKLGTLLFPGAVVALVGQMGAGKTHLTRAIAEGLSVKNPAAVNSPTFVLIQEYPARLPIYHFDTYRLSGPTEFAELGADEYLRGDGVCVIEWADKVETALPREHLRVTIEIVSADRRRFHLAASGERHTALLNEFAEPPE; translated from the coding sequence ATGCCTCACACCCACAACATTGCCGACCTCGCGGCGACCGAAGCCTTCGGCCGGAAGCTCGGCACCCTCCTCTTCCCGGGCGCCGTGGTGGCCCTGGTGGGTCAGATGGGGGCCGGCAAGACCCACCTCACGCGGGCGATCGCCGAAGGGTTGTCGGTCAAGAACCCGGCCGCGGTGAACAGCCCCACGTTCGTGCTGATCCAGGAATACCCGGCCCGGTTGCCGATTTACCACTTCGACACGTACCGCCTGTCGGGGCCGACCGAGTTTGCCGAACTCGGGGCGGACGAGTACCTCCGTGGCGACGGCGTGTGCGTCATCGAGTGGGCCGACAAGGTCGAGACCGCACTGCCGCGCGAGCACCTCCGTGTCACCATCGAAATCGTGAGCGCGGACCGACGCCGGTTTCACCTCGCGGCCTCCGGCGAGCGGCACACGGCACTGTTGAACGAATTTGCGGAGCCGCCCGAGTAA
- the prfB gene encoding peptide chain release factor 2 (programmed frameshift), with translation MNPDLRRRTDELCTRLTQVRDSLDIAGKTAVRDQLEAKQAEGDFWNNPEKAKSVIGQLKVCNALLKPYEELTAAANDIKAMAELAEEDAAFESELEPALQKAETQYEAFELQIMMGGKHDSRSAIVTIKPGAGGTDACDFAEMLFRAYGRWAQRHGFSVEDEDIEPNQEAGVASVSFKIVGPYAYGYMQSEIGVHRLVRISPFGGGDTRQTSFAAIDVLPELPDDIEIVIKDTDYEVQTFSTGGPGGQHVNKTQSGVRLIHKSGIRAECRMGRSQHKNKAEALKMLQTRLEAVEEQKRMGDAVKSYDAKGEIAFGSQIRSYVLQPYTLVRDERDGIDVKTPAVNDVLDGNFDQFMHAYLRHKAAKSNKVKAK, from the exons ATGAACCCGGACCTGCGCCGCCGGACCGACGAACTCTGCACCCGGCTCACCCAAGTGCGAGACTCTCTT GACATCGCTGGCAAAACAGCGGTGCGGGACCAGCTCGAGGCCAAGCAGGCCGAGGGCGACTTCTGGAACAACCCCGAGAAGGCCAAAAGCGTCATCGGCCAGTTGAAGGTGTGTAACGCGCTGCTCAAGCCCTACGAAGAGCTGACGGCCGCAGCGAACGACATCAAGGCGATGGCCGAGCTGGCCGAGGAGGACGCCGCGTTCGAGTCCGAGCTGGAGCCCGCGCTCCAGAAGGCCGAAACGCAGTACGAGGCGTTCGAGCTTCAGATCATGATGGGCGGGAAGCACGACTCGCGGTCCGCGATCGTGACGATCAAGCCCGGTGCCGGCGGCACCGACGCGTGCGACTTCGCCGAGATGCTGTTCCGCGCGTACGGGCGGTGGGCGCAGCGGCACGGGTTTTCGGTCGAGGACGAGGACATCGAGCCGAACCAGGAGGCCGGCGTCGCGAGCGTGTCGTTCAAGATCGTCGGCCCCTACGCCTACGGCTACATGCAGTCGGAAATCGGCGTCCACCGGCTCGTTCGCATCAGCCCGTTCGGCGGCGGCGACACGCGCCAGACCTCGTTCGCGGCGATCGACGTGCTCCCCGAACTGCCCGACGACATCGAGATCGTCATCAAGGACACCGACTACGAGGTGCAGACCTTCAGCACCGGCGGGCCGGGCGGTCAGCACGTGAACAAGACGCAGTCGGGCGTGCGCCTCATCCACAAATCGGGCATCCGGGCCGAGTGCCGGATGGGCCGGAGCCAGCACAAGAACAAGGCCGAGGCGTTGAAGATGCTTCAGACCCGGCTCGAAGCCGTCGAAGAGCAGAAGCGGATGGGCGACGCGGTGAAGAGCTACGACGCCAAGGGCGAAATCGCGTTCGGCTCCCAGATCCGCAGCTACGTGCTTCAGCCGTACACGCTGGTCCGCGACGAGCGCGACGGTATCGACGTGAAGACGCCCGCCGTCAACGATGTGCTCGACGGCAACTTCGACCAGTTCATGCACGCCTACTTGCGACACAAGGCGGCCAAAAGCAACAAAGTGAAAGCGAAGTGA
- a CDS encoding SDR family oxidoreductase: MSKLANKVAVVTGGGSGVGKATAALFLSEGAKVVIAGRDAAKLTAVAQELNAGAALVTAPTDVTKPDQCAALIALATTTFGRVDVLVNNAGTNIKDRTLRELTPESWDMMIRTNLDGAFYCTKAVLPQMLERKDGVIVNVVSVAGKRANPLGGAAYVAAKFGMGGLGLVLSNEEKDSGVRVSNVYPGEIDTPILAARPRPVTEEQRSVILKPEDVAEAVLFVAGLPPRVSIPELVIKPTVQMYW, from the coding sequence ATGAGCAAGCTCGCAAACAAGGTCGCGGTGGTCACGGGCGGCGGGTCGGGGGTCGGCAAGGCGACGGCCGCGCTGTTCCTGAGCGAAGGCGCCAAGGTGGTGATCGCCGGCCGCGACGCGGCGAAACTCACTGCCGTCGCTCAAGAGCTTAACGCCGGCGCCGCCCTCGTCACGGCGCCGACCGATGTCACCAAACCGGACCAGTGCGCGGCGCTGATCGCGCTGGCGACCACGACGTTCGGCCGGGTCGACGTGCTGGTCAACAACGCCGGCACCAACATCAAAGACCGCACGCTCCGCGAACTCACACCCGAGTCGTGGGACATGATGATCCGCACGAACCTGGACGGCGCCTTCTACTGCACCAAGGCCGTTCTCCCGCAGATGCTCGAGCGCAAGGACGGCGTGATCGTGAACGTGGTGAGCGTGGCCGGGAAGCGCGCGAACCCGCTCGGCGGGGCGGCCTACGTCGCCGCGAAGTTCGGGATGGGCGGGCTCGGCCTCGTGCTTTCGAACGAGGAGAAGGACAGCGGCGTGCGGGTGAGCAACGTGTACCCGGGCGAGATCGACACGCCGATCCTGGCCGCCCGCCCCCGGCCGGTCACCGAGGAGCAGCGGTCGGTCATCCTGAAGCCCGAGGACGTGGCCGAGGCGGTGCTGTTCGTCGCCGGGCTGCCGCCCCGCGTGTCGATCCCCGAACTGGTTATCAAGCCGACGGTGCAGATGTACTGGTAA
- a CDS encoding RNA recognition motif domain-containing protein: MASKNLYVGNLPFTTTQADLEQLFGNYGTVTKAQVVSDRETGRSRGFGFVEMSSGADEAIAALNNAEYQGRRLTVNEAKPREERPRGGGGGYGGGGGGYGGGGGGGYGGGGGYGGGGGGRRGGGGGYGGGGGGYGGGGGRGDRY; the protein is encoded by the coding sequence ATGGCGAGCAAGAATCTGTACGTCGGCAACCTGCCGTTCACGACAACGCAGGCGGATCTCGAGCAACTGTTCGGCAACTACGGCACGGTCACCAAGGCTCAGGTGGTCTCCGATCGTGAGACCGGCCGCAGCCGTGGGTTCGGGTTCGTTGAGATGTCCAGCGGGGCGGACGAGGCGATTGCCGCTCTGAACAACGCGGAATACCAGGGTCGGCGGCTCACGGTTAACGAGGCCAAGCCCCGCGAAGAACGTCCCCGCGGTGGCGGCGGCGGGTACGGCGGCGGCGGCGGTGGGTACGGCGGGGGCGGTGGTGGTGGGTACGGCGGTGGCGGTGGGTACGGCGGTGGCGGCGGTGGCCGTCGCGGTGGTGGTGGCGGATACGGTGGCGGCGGCGGTGGGTACGGCGGCGGCGGCGGTCGTGGCGACCGCTACTAA
- a CDS encoding RNA polymerase sigma factor yields the protein MPTSTFDTAHLNDCLQRWRNGEREAADELLNSTKERLERLVRRMFRAFPNVRPSADVGDVLQNSMVRLLRSLRTMRPATTRDYFNLAAVHIRRELLDLARRCKSKPCVSFEFAGVTGSRHEPAVEVPADLDFWVRFHQAVDELPSEEREVVGLIFYHGWKQAQIAELFGVDERTVRRRWRRACEHLRKLVGDDGP from the coding sequence ATGCCCACCTCCACGTTCGACACGGCACACCTGAACGATTGCCTTCAGCGCTGGCGCAACGGCGAACGTGAGGCGGCTGACGAACTGCTCAACTCCACGAAAGAGCGGCTCGAACGCTTGGTCCGTCGGATGTTTCGGGCGTTTCCGAATGTCCGCCCCTCTGCGGACGTTGGGGATGTGCTTCAGAACAGCATGGTTCGGCTCCTGCGCTCGCTCCGCACGATGCGCCCGGCAACGACGCGCGATTACTTCAACCTCGCGGCGGTGCACATTCGCCGCGAACTGCTCGACCTGGCCCGGCGGTGCAAGAGCAAGCCGTGTGTGTCGTTCGAATTCGCGGGCGTGACCGGATCGCGGCACGAACCGGCGGTCGAGGTGCCGGCTGATTTGGATTTCTGGGTTCGGTTCCATCAGGCGGTCGACGAACTCCCCTCCGAGGAACGCGAGGTTGTCGGGCTAATTTTTTATCACGGCTGGAAACAGGCGCAGATCGCGGAACTGTTCGGAGTCGACGAGCGGACCGTTCGGCGCCGCTGGCGGCGCGCCTGCGAGCACCTTCGCAAGCTGGTGGGCGACGACGGCCCGTGA